A genomic window from Anthocerotibacter panamensis C109 includes:
- a CDS encoding FUN14 domain-containing protein — MLAAFTVSDLAQWLQSPWLWQVGGGAIAGIAVAYALKKAVKVALALLGVGIILLFALAQNGIITVNWTALTRILDAGGQTAGQWATMLFKSLGASVVGFSGGALLGAKLR; from the coding sequence ATGCTTGCTGCCTTTACTGTCTCGGATCTGGCTCAGTGGTTACAAAGTCCCTGGCTGTGGCAGGTGGGGGGGGGCGCAATTGCTGGGATTGCCGTAGCCTATGCCCTCAAAAAGGCAGTGAAAGTGGCTCTGGCCCTTTTGGGAGTGGGGATTATCTTACTCTTTGCCCTGGCGCAAAACGGGATTATTACCGTCAATTGGACCGCGCTCACCCGCATCCTCGATGCTGGAGGTCAGACAGCAGGTCAATGGGCAACAATGTTGTTTAAAAGCCTGGGCGCGAGTGTCGTGGGCTTCAGTGGCGGTGCATTATTGGGCGCGAAACTGCGCTGA
- a CDS encoding uracil-DNA glycosylase, whose protein sequence is MADQIDLFGLMPPAEPAAIGPEGALRIPHDASVPIRPGTYPTLDPLVADCNVCQRCDLGKTRTHAVVERGSRTARIMVVGEGPGENEDKTGQPFVGKAGQLLDKILASVQLDSNQDIYICNVVKCRPPNNREPLPNEVAACLGYLQEQIRLVNPWIILVTGATAMRALLHEKRGITKIRGQWFPLDNSYAMPILHPAYLLRNASREVGSPKWLMWQDIQAVRDMYHRLEAGQPVDDLLQK, encoded by the coding sequence ATGGCTGACCAAATAGACCTGTTCGGGTTGATGCCCCCTGCCGAGCCCGCTGCGATAGGACCGGAGGGAGCACTGCGCATCCCCCACGACGCTTCAGTTCCCATCCGTCCAGGGACCTACCCGACCCTAGACCCCTTGGTAGCAGACTGCAACGTCTGCCAGCGCTGTGACTTAGGCAAAACCCGCACCCATGCCGTAGTGGAGCGAGGCAGTCGCACAGCCCGGATCATGGTCGTCGGGGAAGGCCCCGGTGAGAACGAAGACAAGACGGGGCAGCCCTTTGTGGGTAAGGCAGGGCAGTTGCTCGATAAGATCCTGGCCTCGGTCCAGTTAGACAGCAATCAGGACATCTATATCTGTAATGTAGTGAAATGCCGCCCGCCCAATAATCGCGAACCCTTACCTAATGAAGTTGCTGCTTGCCTCGGTTACTTACAAGAGCAAATCCGTCTGGTCAACCCCTGGATTATCCTGGTCACCGGGGCTACCGCGATGCGCGCCCTGCTCCACGAAAAGCGCGGTATCACCAAGATCCGGGGCCAGTGGTTCCCGCTAGACAACAGCTATGCCATGCCCATCCTGCACCCAGCTTACCTGTTACGCAATGCTTCGCGGGAAGTAGGCAGCCCCAAATGGTTGATGTGGCAAGATATCCAGGCGGTCCGCGACATGTACCACCGACTTGAAGCAGGCCAGCCCGTAGACGATTTACTCCAGAAATAA
- a CDS encoding ferritin-like domain-containing protein: MKELDLKTTISLLNSIMEYELAGVVRYTHFSLMVTGPNRIPIVQFFKAQASESLLHAQQAGEILTGLEGHPSLRISPIEETHRHAIKDILEESLAHEKSALDLYKNLLDTVQDRSIFLEEYTRTIIGAEEMHIIELKKMLRDYSM; this comes from the coding sequence GTGAAAGAACTGGACCTCAAGACGACCATCAGTCTGCTCAACTCAATCATGGAATACGAACTAGCCGGAGTGGTACGGTACACCCACTTTTCCCTGATGGTGACCGGACCCAACCGCATCCCCATCGTCCAATTCTTCAAGGCTCAGGCGTCTGAATCTTTGCTCCATGCCCAACAAGCGGGGGAAATTTTGACGGGGTTAGAAGGGCACCCCAGTCTACGCATCTCTCCCATTGAAGAGACCCATCGCCACGCAATCAAAGACATCTTAGAAGAGAGCTTGGCCCACGAAAAGTCAGCGCTTGATCTTTACAAAAATCTACTCGATACTGTCCAAGACCGCAGCATCTTTTTAGAGGAATATACCCGCACAATCATTGGCGCAGAAGAGATGCACATCATCGAACTAAAAAAGATGCTGCGTGATTACAGCATGTGA
- a CDS encoding TIGR03032 family protein codes for MTEETEATGETVGTDAPGEDYDYSESFPLLLHRLGISLAVTTYQAGRLYIVSSNGEEIKLAGRNYSRAMGCYVHPKGLLLATRNQVLSFTRAPHLLQRFYPETDYDDLYVSQFAYFTGDIAVHDVGLMGDTVVAVSSTFNGLVAMSTDYSFIPIWKPHFISALCSEDRCHLNGVAFVDGSPRYVTAIASTDQEGAWREHKTDGGIVMDVATNQVICRGLAMPHSPRVYEEDLWVLSSGTGELGVVNSLGFQPMIYLPGFLRGLAFYGPYAFVGLSKIREKKIFGDLPIEEKVNDLRCSVEVVNIHTGLWEGSLRFHKEVEELYDIQIIPNSRQPLVVGYDQVEDFQMLFDLPRKR; via the coding sequence ATGACTGAGGAAACTGAAGCTACTGGAGAAACGGTGGGCACGGATGCTCCGGGGGAAGATTATGACTATTCTGAAAGTTTTCCACTACTTTTACATCGATTGGGCATTTCTCTGGCGGTCACTACCTATCAGGCAGGCAGGCTCTATATCGTCAGTAGTAATGGGGAGGAAATCAAACTAGCCGGACGAAATTACTCTCGTGCCATGGGCTGCTACGTCCATCCCAAAGGTTTACTCCTTGCTACTAGGAATCAAGTGCTGTCTTTTACCCGTGCTCCCCACCTCCTACAGCGCTTTTATCCTGAGACTGACTACGATGATCTTTATGTCTCTCAGTTTGCCTATTTTACAGGGGATATCGCTGTTCATGATGTAGGGTTGATGGGCGATACGGTTGTGGCGGTGAGTAGTACCTTTAATGGGTTGGTAGCGATGAGCACCGACTACAGTTTTATCCCAATCTGGAAGCCCCACTTTATCTCTGCGCTTTGCTCGGAAGACCGCTGCCACCTTAATGGCGTAGCGTTTGTGGATGGGAGTCCTCGTTATGTCACTGCTATCGCTAGTACCGATCAGGAAGGGGCTTGGCGAGAGCACAAGACTGACGGAGGTATCGTCATGGATGTCGCCACCAACCAAGTCATCTGTCGCGGGTTGGCGATGCCCCACTCCCCCCGAGTCTACGAGGAAGATTTGTGGGTATTGTCCTCAGGAACCGGAGAATTAGGTGTGGTCAACAGCCTAGGCTTCCAGCCCATGATTTATTTGCCCGGTTTTTTGAGGGGATTAGCTTTCTATGGACCCTATGCCTTTGTTGGGCTTTCTAAGATTCGCGAAAAGAAGATCTTTGGAGATCTACCAATTGAGGAAAAAGTAAACGACCTCAGATGCAGCGTGGAGGTCGTCAACATTCATACCGGGCTTTGGGAAGGTAGTTTGCGCTTCCACAAAGAGGTGGAGGAACTTTACGATATTCAAATCATCCCTAATAGTCGTCAACCTTTGGTAGTAGGATACGATCAGGTGGAAGATTTCCAGATGCTCTTTGACCTCCCACGTAAGCGCTAG
- a CDS encoding TonB-dependent receptor plug domain-containing protein, with amino-acid sequence MSYFSRKGRKKSASLFSYSACLFCLTLVSTITLGAVQAEETPVVAEARALTPTGNNAKDLLGISGSLPTTWGEQASAISPASPALLSQQTTNADAADEGDEPVDLLSEFNVTAQRRKTTERENTQVTYVVNKDDIKAAGAANISDALKLVPGFALAEALGGIDNRGLNTFRGFDDQRFILLQDGRPLVRSSNERSSDISKLPVLNVERVEVVTGGGTLRYGPDAVGGVINIITTIPEGPPKLSAKVQFGSYGFSNYSLDYSGSNGDASSAGYFAYQLGYTRQSVLNNAVLSATVNDPFGGGIFVRDRVNGQVTVTNVGSTYTSPLFERQQFYAFSDFYYGKVIFKPGKDHTVTVYAQQQNTRRGISPTGTLACGYYPVGYQGVDPASLPYVYCFTGRERIVGRNTRFGDAKEDQFGLNATWDWNLSELNTLSTQVSLNSSFGDTSGQQRLVSNRVLEANIRYTAQLYPGNILNAGFVFNTQRSNQSFQEGAPLGVAGPGGFIPFDIERNSWAIYITEDLKFFDDALIVNFGSRLTDDNRFGTFTTSAAGIRYNFGGPKGRETFGLRANYQQAFKIPGLSQLGAVFTVGAPIPTQISLPNPALAPENSTGYDIGLDVAISPSVAFRATYYRTDLTNSLLEGTLVSINQIPNGTGGFVRQNIVTSINAQAQKVVGWDFVLDWAIDPQWKLAVTESLIDSTAVGIGSLDLQARNGLPEAGGGFLYGYATAGIPFTTTGLRISYTSPGFTGALSANFVGETPIIGTLFQPAYNVVDFTTSVPLGPTLTLTGGVFDIFANSGRIRAPGLQTFRFGLEASL; translated from the coding sequence ATGAGTTACTTTTCGCGCAAGGGCAGAAAGAAATCTGCCAGTCTTTTTAGCTATAGCGCTTGCCTTTTTTGCTTAACGTTGGTCAGCACCATAACTCTGGGTGCGGTCCAAGCTGAAGAAACCCCGGTAGTGGCCGAGGCTCGCGCCCTTACACCAACCGGCAACAACGCCAAAGACCTGCTGGGTATATCTGGTTCCTTGCCAACCACTTGGGGGGAGCAAGCATCAGCTATTAGTCCGGCGTCGCCTGCCCTCCTATCCCAGCAGACAACCAATGCTGACGCTGCCGACGAAGGTGACGAACCAGTAGATCTTCTGAGCGAATTCAACGTCACGGCCCAACGCCGCAAGACCACAGAGCGCGAGAACACCCAGGTTACCTATGTCGTAAACAAAGATGACATTAAGGCAGCAGGCGCGGCGAATATTTCGGATGCGCTTAAACTCGTTCCTGGCTTTGCGCTAGCCGAAGCCTTGGGCGGCATCGATAACCGGGGGCTCAACACCTTCCGGGGCTTCGATGACCAGCGCTTCATTCTGCTCCAGGATGGCCGCCCGTTGGTCCGTTCCTCTAATGAACGCTCCTCGGATATCTCAAAACTGCCTGTACTCAACGTAGAGCGTGTTGAGGTTGTTACGGGTGGCGGCACGTTGCGCTATGGTCCAGATGCTGTGGGTGGGGTTATCAACATCATCACCACCATTCCTGAAGGCCCTCCCAAATTGTCCGCAAAGGTTCAGTTTGGTAGTTACGGCTTTAGCAACTATTCTCTGGACTACTCGGGCAGTAACGGAGACGCTAGCTCTGCGGGTTATTTTGCCTATCAGTTAGGCTACACACGTCAGTCCGTTCTCAATAATGCCGTATTGTCGGCAACAGTGAATGACCCCTTTGGCGGCGGGATATTTGTCCGAGACCGAGTCAACGGACAGGTCACCGTGACGAATGTCGGCTCCACCTACACCTCTCCTCTTTTTGAACGCCAGCAGTTTTACGCCTTTAGCGACTTCTACTACGGCAAGGTAATCTTCAAGCCCGGTAAGGACCATACAGTGACGGTGTACGCCCAACAACAAAATACCCGCCGGGGTATCTCTCCAACAGGGACACTCGCCTGTGGGTATTATCCTGTGGGATATCAGGGTGTAGATCCTGCCAGCCTTCCCTACGTATACTGCTTCACGGGTAGGGAGCGCATTGTCGGGCGCAACACCAGATTCGGTGACGCCAAGGAGGATCAATTTGGTCTGAACGCAACCTGGGACTGGAACCTCAGTGAACTCAATACCCTGTCCACACAGGTTTCTCTGAACAGTTCTTTTGGCGACACAAGCGGTCAACAGCGGTTGGTTTCTAACCGGGTTCTTGAAGCCAATATCCGCTATACTGCCCAGCTTTATCCTGGGAACATCCTTAACGCTGGGTTTGTATTTAATACCCAGCGCAGTAACCAGTCTTTCCAAGAGGGTGCACCCCTTGGGGTGGCTGGACCAGGGGGCTTTATTCCCTTTGATATTGAGCGCAACAGTTGGGCTATTTACATCACGGAGGACCTAAAGTTCTTCGATGATGCGCTTATCGTCAACTTTGGCTCTCGTCTGACTGATGACAATCGGTTTGGTACTTTTACTACTTCGGCTGCAGGGATCCGCTATAACTTTGGAGGTCCTAAAGGCCGGGAAACGTTCGGTCTGAGGGCTAACTACCAGCAAGCCTTCAAAATTCCCGGTCTATCTCAGCTAGGGGCTGTATTTACTGTGGGTGCTCCTATCCCCACTCAAATAAGCCTACCAAATCCTGCCCTTGCGCCTGAAAATTCTACCGGCTACGACATTGGTTTGGATGTTGCGATCAGTCCCTCAGTGGCTTTCCGCGCCACGTACTACCGAACTGATCTTACCAACAGTCTGCTTGAAGGAACCCTCGTTTCTATCAATCAAATACCCAATGGAACTGGCGGATTTGTCAGACAGAACATTGTAACCAGCATTAACGCCCAAGCTCAAAAAGTCGTGGGTTGGGATTTCGTACTGGATTGGGCAATCGACCCGCAATGGAAATTGGCCGTCACTGAGTCTCTTATAGACAGCACTGCTGTGGGTATTGGATCACTAGATCTTCAAGCCCGCAATGGTTTACCTGAAGCTGGTGGGGGTTTCCTGTATGGCTATGCCACGGCAGGTATCCCTTTTACTACCACCGGGCTTAGGATAAGTTACACATCCCCCGGCTTTACTGGTGCTTTATCGGCCAACTTCGTGGGTGAAACTCCCATTATTGGTACCCTTTTTCAACCGGCGTATAATGTTGTTGACTTCACCACTAGCGTCCCGCTCGGTCCGACGCTGACCTTAACGGGGGGTGTCTTTGACATCTTTGCAAACTCGGGACGGATCCGTGCTCCTGGTCTACAGACGTTCAGGTTTGGTCTAGAGGCTTCACTGTAA